From Antennarius striatus isolate MH-2024 chromosome 9, ASM4005453v1, whole genome shotgun sequence, one genomic window encodes:
- the LOC137600989 gene encoding inactive phospholipase C-like protein 2, with the protein MAEFGEDGTLPPLDLGDSTVPSEDAAGKTHCEVSVLNGDCGISENMVGSGSPVAPGGHTGVETVNTSVGLEGKLEIPRRSSIIKDGSRQRKERKKTVSFSSMPTEKKISSASDCIGAMVDGSELKKVRSNSRIYHRYFLLDADMQSLRWEPSKKESEKAKIDVKSIKEVRTGKNTDTFRTNGTYDQISEDCAFSIIFGENYESLDLVANTADVANIWVTGLRYLISYGKHTLNMIESSQNNMRLSWLGELFDQADSNNNSQITICAAVQLVKKLNPGLKNVKIELKVKEVHKAKDKAGSDVTKDEFIEVFHDLCTRPEIYFLFVQFSSNKEFLDTKDLMIFLEAEQGMAQVSEDTSLEVIQKYEPSKEGQFKGWLSLDGFTNYLMAPECHIFDPEQKTVCQDMKQPLSHYYINASHNTYLIEDQFRGPSDVTGYIRALKMGCRSVELDVWDGPDNEPVIYTGHTMTSQIAFRSVIDVINKYAFVASEFPLILCLENHCSLKQQRVMFQHLKKILGDKIQQDPPKPEDCYLPAPFDLKGKILLKGKKLSTNCTASEGEVTDEDEGAEMSQRMSIESAEQQSIAPKKFQLSKDLSDLVTLCKSVEFKDFPTSFQNQKQWELCSFNEVFASRCATEFPGDFVNYNKKFLARVYPSPMRIDSSNMNPQDFWKCGCQIVAMNYQTPGLMMDLNIGWFRQNGNCGYVLRPAIMREQVSYFSANTKDTVPGVSPQLLHIKIISGQNFPKPKGSGAKGDVVDPYVYVEIHGIPADCAEQRTKTVNQNGDNPLFDESFEFQINLPELAMVRFVVLDDDYIGDEFIGQYTIPFECLQPGFRHVPLQSLTGEVLPHTLLFVHVAITNRRGGGKPHKRGLSVRKGKKSREYASMRVLLIKTADDVFKTALLPLREATDLRENMQNAIVSFKELCGLSAVANLKQCILALSPRLTGAENSPLLVFNLADQYPNLEPQGLLPEVLKKVVTTYDMVIQTSKTLLENCEGVYERILHTQKAAMEFHENLHDLATKEGLKGRKLHKAVESFTWNITILKGQADLLKHARSEVQENLKQIHYAALTCNLSKGRPAGGSSGSGSKSRSSLEAIQEKATREEELTDED; encoded by the exons GATGGCTCAAGACAAcgtaaagaaagaaagaagacgGTCTCCTTCAGCAGTATGCCTACTGAGAAGAAGATCAGCAGTGCAAGTGACTGCATTGGTGCAATGGTGGATGGTTCCGAGCTGAAGAAAGTCAGATCCAATTCACGAATCTACCACCGATACTTTCTCCTTGATGCCGACATGCAGTCTTTGAGATGGGAACCCTCAAAAAAGGAATCAGAAAAGGCCAAAATAGATGTAAAATCCATCAAAGAGGTTCGGACAGGGAAAAACACAGACACTTTTAGAACTAACGGAACCTATGATCAGATATCAGAGGACTGCGCTTTCTCAATAATCTTTGGGGAGAACTACGAGTCCTTGGACTTGGTGGCAAATACTGCAGACGTAGCCAACATATGGGTTACAGGGCTGAGGTACCTGATATCCTATGGGAAACATACCTTGAATATGATTGAGAGTAGTCAGAACAACATGCGCTTGTCTTGGCTAGGGGAACTTTTTGATCAGGCCGACAGTAATAACAACAGTCAAATAACAATATGTGCTGCTGTGCAGCTAGTCAAAAAGCTGAACCCCggacttaaaaatgtaaaaatagaattGAAGGTAAAAGAGGTTCATAAAGCTAAGGACAAAGCAGGTTCTGATGTGACGAAAGATGAGTTCATCGAGGTCTTTCATGACCTTTGCACCAGGCCAGaaatttatttcctctttgttcAGTTTTCCAGTAACAAAGAATTTCTAGATACCAAGGATTTGATGATTTTTCTGGAGGCAGAGCAGGGTATGGCACAAGTCAGTGAAGACACCAGCTTAGAAGTCATTCAGAAGTATGAACCATCTAAAGAGGGCCAGTTCAAGGGTTGGCTGTCTCTCGATGGGTTCACCAACTATCTCATGGCCCCAGAGTGCCATATATTTGACCCCGAGCAAAAAACAGTTTGCCAAGACATGAAGCAGCCCTTGTCCCATTATTACATTAATGCATCCCACAATACATACCTGATAGAAGATCAGTTCAGAGGTCCCTCAGATGTGACAGGGTATATACGTGCCCTAAAGATGGGTTGCCGTAGTGTCGAGCTGGATGTGTGGGATGGGCCTGATAATGAACCTGTTATTTACACTGGTCACACGATGACGTCGCAGATTGCTTTTCGCAGCGTCATTGATGTCATCAACAAGTACGCATTTGTTGCATCTGAATTTCCACTGATCCTTTGTTTGGAAAACCATTGCTCTTTAAAGCAGCAGAGAGTCATGTTTCAGCACCTAAAGAAGATCCTTGGAGATAAGATTCAACAAGATCCTCCCAAACCAGAGGACTGCTACCTCCCCGCTCCCTTTGACCTGAAGGGAAAGATCCTACTGAAGGGAAAGAAACTGAGCACAAACTGCACTGCTTCGGAAGGGGAGGTGACTGATGAGGATGAAGGGGCAGAGATGTCTCAAAGAATGAGCATTGAATCAGCGGAACAACAGAGTATCGCACCCAAGAAGTTCCAGCTGTCCAAGGATCTCTCTGACCTGGTGACCTTGTGTAAGTCTGTGGAGTTCAAAGACTTCCCAACGTCTTTCCAGAACCAGAAGCAATGGGAACTCTGCTCTTTCAATGAGGTCTTTGCCAGTCGTTGTGCCACTGAATTTCCTGGTGACTTCGTCAACTATAACAAGAAGTTCCTAGCGCGAGTTTACCCAAGCCCCATGCGTATTGACTCCAGCAACATGAATCCACAAGATTTCTGGAAGTGTGGTTGCCAGATTGTGGCAATGAACTACCAGACTCCTGGGTTGATGATGGATTTGAACATCGGCTGGTTCCGTCAGAATGGGAACTGTGGCTATGTTCTACGCCCAGCAATCATGAGGGAGCAGGTTTCATATTTTAGTGCCAACACTAAAGATACTGTGCCTGGCGTCTCTCCACAGCTCTTACACATCAAGATTATCAGTGGACAGAACTTCCCTAAACCCAAAGGCTCAGGTGCCAAAGGCGATGTGGTTGACCCTTATGTGTACGTGGAAATACACGGCATTCCTGCTGACTGTGCTGAACAAAGGACTAAAACAGTCAACCAGAATGGGGACAACCCACTGTTTGACGAGAGTTTTGAGTTCCAGATAAATCTCCCTGAACTTGCCATGGTGCGCTTTGTTGTGCTCGATGACGACTACATTGGCGATGAATTTATTGGCCAGTATACAATCCCATTCGAGTGTCTCCAACCAGGTTTTCGCCACGTTCCACTACAATCTCTGACGGGTGAGGTTCTGCCACACACCTTGCTGTTTGTTCATGTGGCCATAACCAATCGGAGAGGAGGCGGCAAGCCACACAAAAGAGGCCTGTCTGTACGAAAGGGCAAGAAGAGTCGAGAGTATGCCAGCATGAGAGTGCTATTAATCAAGACTGCGGACGATGTCTTCAAAACAGCACTGCTGCCACTGAGGGAAGCAACAGACCTCAGAGAAAACATGCAG AATGCCATTGTGTCCTTTAAAGAGCTGTGTGGCCTTTCGGCAGTGGCTAACCTGAAGCAGTGCATCTTGGCCCTCTCCCCCCGACTTACTGGAGCCGAAAACAGCCCGCTTCTGGTGTTCAACCTGGCTGACCAGTACCCTAACTTAGAGCCCCAAGGCCTGCTACCGGAGGTCCTGAAGAAAGTTGTTACCACATACGACATG GTGATCCAGACCAGCAAGACTCTGCTGGAGAACTGCGAAGGGGTGTATGAGAGGATTCTACACACTCAAAAAGCAG CGATGGAATTTCACGAGAACCTCCATGACCTGGCCACGAAGGAAGGCCTGAAGGGCAGGAAGTTACACAAGGCAGTGGAGAGCTTCACATGGAACATCACCATACTGAAG GGTCAGGCTGACCTACTGAAGCACGCCAGGAGCGAAGTCCAGGAGAATCTCAAACAGATCCACTACGCTGCGCTCACTTGTAACCTGAGCAAAGGCAGGCCGGCGGGCGGCTCCTCCGGCTCGGGTTCCAAAAGCCGGTCCAGTCTGGAAGCCATTCAGGAGAAGGCGACCAGGGAGGAAGAGCTCACCGACGAAGACTAA